The sequence GCTTCTTCCTCTCTCGTAAGCAGATCAAAAAGGAATGTAGCGAATCCTGACTTCTGCAGAACTCCGGCAACATAATTATTTCGAGGGCTTTGCCTGCTGCTGCCGCTACCATGGGCAAACAACACAATTCCTTTCGCGTTATCGGGAATAGAAAGCCTCCCTAAAAGCACAACACTATCGATAGGAACTTCCAGTTCATTTTCTACCATAGTCAATCTCCTCATATACTGTTAGAGCTTTATTAATCTAAAATCTATCATGCGGCATTTTTCTCTTCAGATATATTTTTATGAGCTAACTCCAAAAGCTTAATTACTTCGGCATCTGTAGTTTGAATAAAGTTTTCATACCACATCCCTATTGCAGAGAGCGGGTACGGCGTGTAAGCACAAATCATCTCATCGACCTGGTCTTTGAACTTCTCACAAATAGAAGCATCTGCAACCGGCGTTGCGACAATTAGCTTTTCGGGGTTTTGCTTTCGAACAGCTCTGACCGCTACCATCATTGTTGCACCGGTAGCCAAACCATCATCAACAAGAATTACT comes from Candidatus Margulisiibacteriota bacterium and encodes:
- a CDS encoding alpha/beta hydrolase, giving the protein MVENELEVPIDSVVLLGRLSIPDNAKGIVLFAHGSGSSRQSPRNNYVAGVLQKSGFATFLFDLLTREEEA